One Cynocephalus volans isolate mCynVol1 chromosome 5, mCynVol1.pri, whole genome shotgun sequence DNA window includes the following coding sequences:
- the SGK1 gene encoding serine/threonine-protein kinase Sgk1 — translation MTVKSEAARGTLTYSKMRGMVAILIAFMKQRRMGLNDFIQKIANNSYACKHPEVQSILKISQPQEPELMNANPSPPPSPSQQINLGPSSNPHAKPSDFHFLKVIGKGSFGKVLLARHKAEEVFYAVKVLQKKAILKKKEEKHIMSERNVLLKNVKHPFLVGLHFSFQTADKLYFVLDYINGGELFYHLQRERCFLEPRARFYAAEIASALGYLHSLNIVYRDLKPENILLDSQGHIVLTDFGLCKENIEHNGTTSTFCGTPEYLAPEVLHKQPYDRTVDWWCLGAVLYEMLYGLPPFYSRNTAEMYDNILNKPLQLKPNITNSARHLLEGLLQKDRTKRLGAKDDFMEIKNHVFFSLMNWDDLINKKITPPFNPNVSGPSDLRHFDPEFTEEPVPNSIGRSPDSILITASVKEAAEAFLGFSYAPPIDSFL, via the exons ATGACGGTGAAAAGCGAGGCTGCCAGGGGCACCCTCACTTACTCCAAGATGAGGGGAATGGTAGCCATTCTCATCG CTTTCATGAAACAGAGGAGGATGGGCCTGAACGACTTTATTCAGAAGATTGCCAATAACTCCTATGCATGCAAACA CCCTGAAGTTCAGTCCATTTTGAAAATCTCCCAACCTCAGGAGCCTGAGCTTATGAATGCCAACCCTTCTCCCCCA cCAAGTCCTTCTCAGCAAATCAACCTTGGTCCGTCATCCAATCCTCATGCTAAACCATCTGACTTTCACTTTTTGAAAGTGATTGGGAAGGGCAGTTTTGGAAAG GTTCTTCTAGCAAGACACAAGGCAGAAGAAGTGTTTTATGCAGTCAAAGTTTTACAGAAGAAAGCAATCCTGAAAAAGAAGGAG GAGAAGCATATTATGTCAGAGAGGAATGTTCTACTGAAGAACGTGAAACACCCTTTCCTAGTGGGCCTTCACTTCTCTTTCCAGACTGCGGACAAACTGTACTTTGTCCTTGACTACATTAATGGTGGAGAG TTGTTCTACCACCTCCAGAGGGAGCGCTGCTTCCTGGAACCACGGGCTCGTTTCTATGCTGCTGAAATAGCCAGTGCCTTGGGTTACCTGCACTCTCTGAACATCGTTTATAG agaCTTAAAACCAGAGAATATTTTGCTAGATTCACAGGGACACATTGTCCTTACTGACTTTGGACTCTGCAAGGAGAACATTGAACACAACGGCACGACATCCACCTTCTGTGGCACACCTGAG TATCTCGCACCTGAAGTGCTTCATAAGCAGCCTTATGACAGGACTGTGGACTGGTGGTGCCTGGGGGCCGTCTTATATGAGATGCTCTATGGCCTG CCGCCTTTTTATAGCCGAAACACAGCTGAGATGTACGACAACATTCTGAACAAGCCCCTCCAGTTGAAACCAAATATCACGAATTCCGCAAGACACCTCCTGGAGGGCCTCCTGCAGAAGGACAGGACAAAGAGGCTCGGTGCCAAGGATGACTTT ATGGAGATTAAGAATCATGTCTTCTTCTCCCTAATGAACTGGGATGATCTCATTAATAAGAAGATTACTCCACCTTTTAACCCAAATGTG AGTGGACCCAGTGACCTGCGGCACTTTGATCCTGAGTTTACTGAAGAACCTGTCCCCAACTCCATTGGCAGGTCTCCTGATAGCATTCTCATCACCGCCAGCGTCAAGGAAGCTGCTGAGGCCTTCCTGGGCTTTTCATATGCACCTCCCATCGACTCTTTCCTCTAA